A section of the bacterium genome encodes:
- the pth gene encoding aminoacyl-tRNA hydrolase has translation MMRWRRPQIEPRTLIVGLGNPGAEYADTRHNIGFRVIEELARRHKIKLETRRFRSRFGLGMINGVEVCLAIPMTFMNLSGEAIASLARHFNLKPDKILIILDDMAISVGRIRVRASGSPGGHNGLKNIERLLRTQEYSRIRIGIGSSSGEAIDYVLSSFKPNERVQVEKSVDRAADAAEFWLVESIENVMNKFNQKEANSD, from the coding sequence ATGATGAGATGGCGAAGACCTCAGATTGAACCGCGGACTTTAATTGTTGGACTTGGAAACCCAGGTGCCGAGTATGCGGATACTCGGCATAATATTGGGTTTCGAGTAATTGAAGAGCTGGCTCGTCGGCATAAGATCAAACTGGAGACACGGCGATTTCGCTCCCGATTTGGTCTTGGAATGATTAATGGCGTCGAAGTATGTTTAGCTATACCAATGACTTTTATGAATCTAAGTGGGGAAGCTATCGCCTCATTAGCACGCCATTTTAACCTAAAGCCTGATAAAATATTAATTATCCTGGACGATATGGCGATTTCTGTAGGACGTATTCGTGTTAGAGCCAGTGGTTCGCCTGGTGGGCATAACGGATTAAAAAATATCGAACGCCTTCTTCGTACTCAGGAATATTCACGCATAAGAATCGGGATTGGTTCGTCGAGTGGTGAAGCAATCGATTATGTGCTTAGCTCATTCAAACCTAATGAGCGTGTTCAAGTCGAGAAGTCGGTTGATCGTGCAGCAGATGCGGCAGAGTTTTGGCTTGTAGAGAGCATTGAAAATGTTATGAATAAGTTCAATCAGAAGGAGGCAAATTCGGATTAG
- a CDS encoding glycosyltransferase family 2 protein, whose protein sequence is MKVAAVIPAYNEDKRLGGVLETVLQVPCVHEVIVVSDGSKDNTYQVACSFDGVRAFQLEVNAGKGGALYEGVRQTDAEIIVFLDADLEGLKPVHVEKLVKPVAECGADMCIGVFRGGRWFTTLSQIISPNISGQRAIKRELFLKVPHVVESRFGIEVKINKFFRRKGYTVKRVVLHGVTHTVKEAKIGKIKGSFARMRMYAEILKVYFFNSHGN, encoded by the coding sequence GTGAAAGTTGCCGCAGTAATTCCTGCCTATAACGAAGATAAACGGCTTGGCGGCGTGCTGGAAACAGTACTCCAAGTGCCGTGTGTTCATGAAGTCATCGTGGTAAGCGATGGCTCGAAGGATAACACCTATCAGGTTGCCTGCAGCTTTGATGGCGTTCGCGCTTTTCAACTCGAAGTCAATGCCGGTAAAGGCGGGGCGTTATATGAGGGCGTGAGGCAAACTGATGCAGAAATCATCGTCTTTTTAGATGCTGATTTGGAAGGTCTTAAACCTGTCCATGTCGAGAAATTAGTAAAACCAGTAGCCGAATGTGGTGCTGATATGTGTATCGGTGTTTTTAGAGGAGGTCGCTGGTTTACGACTCTTTCACAAATAATCAGCCCCAACATCAGCGGTCAACGCGCAATTAAACGCGAACTTTTCCTCAAAGTCCCCCATGTCGTTGAATCCCGCTTCGGTATCGAAGTTAAAATCAACAAGTTCTTCCGCCGAAAAGGCTATACGGTCAAAAGAGTCGTCCTTCACGGCGTAACCCATACCGTCAAGGAAGCCAAAATCGGTAAAATTAAAGGCTCATTCGCCCGAATGAGAATGTATGCCGAAATCCTAAAGGTTTACTTCTTCAACTCCCACGGCAATTAA
- a CDS encoding aldehyde dehydrogenase family protein produces MKEFGLFINNEWQQTSRTFESINPATEEPIARFALADEADVDCAVMAARKAFDSGVWSNMPASERGRILRRVADIMTARKEEFMMAETLDTGKPIIESRNFDIPMAIDSIEYYGCLVVDMVGRNIPCSAPCIDYTIREPIGVIAAVIPWNFPLVLACRKLGPALAAGNTVVMKPASWAPMTTVMMGDVFKEAGMPAGVVNIITGAGSKAGAALNRHPAIDKLSFTGSTEVGKDVLNASAVGICACSLELGGKSPAIVLDDIRIEQAVDGILFGAFLNQGECCCAATRVLVDKKVHGPLVEMLVKKAKTIKIGPGLDEDTRMGPMVSAEQRDAVMRYIEEGVATLGKPVVGGGNAGRDKGYYVEPTIFDNVPVTSKLYKEEIFGPVLTVTAFDNVEEMIKSANDTPYGLAASIWTGDVGNGQRLAAQLRSGTVWVNTHNFVFNNAPYGGFKESGLGRELGREGLEAYTEVKNVISWVGETGFNWYG; encoded by the coding sequence ATGAAGGAATTCGGACTGTTTATTAACAACGAGTGGCAACAGACCTCTCGAACCTTTGAGAGCATTAATCCCGCTACGGAAGAACCGATTGCCCGCTTCGCTTTGGCCGATGAGGCCGATGTTGATTGCGCGGTGATGGCTGCCCGCAAGGCATTTGACAGCGGTGTATGGTCGAACATGCCTGCTTCTGAGCGCGGACGCATTCTGCGCAGAGTTGCTGACATCATGACCGCTCGCAAAGAAGAGTTTATGATGGCTGAAACTCTCGATACCGGCAAGCCCATTATCGAGAGCCGTAATTTCGATATCCCCATGGCAATCGATTCGATTGAGTATTACGGTTGCCTAGTGGTCGATATGGTCGGAAGGAACATTCCCTGCAGCGCGCCCTGCATAGATTACACCATTCGCGAACCTATCGGCGTAATCGCGGCCGTTATCCCTTGGAACTTCCCGTTGGTGTTGGCTTGCCGCAAGCTGGGGCCAGCTTTAGCTGCTGGCAATACCGTTGTAATGAAGCCCGCAAGCTGGGCGCCGATGACAACGGTAATGATGGGAGATGTATTTAAAGAAGCCGGTATGCCGGCAGGTGTTGTGAATATAATCACCGGCGCGGGTAGTAAAGCCGGAGCTGCGCTCAATCGCCACCCGGCGATCGATAAACTCAGCTTCACCGGTTCGACCGAGGTCGGTAAGGATGTCTTGAACGCCTCGGCGGTTGGTATCTGTGCTTGTTCACTAGAGTTAGGCGGCAAGTCTCCGGCGATTGTTTTGGACGACATCAGAATCGAGCAAGCAGTTGATGGCATTCTGTTCGGAGCATTCCTCAATCAAGGTGAATGCTGCTGCGCTGCCACTCGCGTTTTGGTTGATAAGAAAGTCCACGGTCCGCTGGTCGAAATGTTGGTCAAGAAGGCGAAGACCATCAAAATCGGCCCCGGACTTGATGAAGACACTCGCATGGGACCGATGGTTTCTGCTGAGCAGCGCGATGCGGTCATGCGATACATTGAAGAGGGCGTTGCAACTCTAGGTAAGCCCGTTGTTGGCGGAGGAAATGCCGGACGAGACAAAGGTTACTATGTCGAACCGACAATCTTCGACAACGTGCCAGTCACCAGCAAACTCTACAAAGAGGAAATCTTCGGCCCGGTGCTGACTGTTACTGCTTTCGATAACGTCGAGGAGATGATCAAGTCGGCTAACGATACCCCATATGGCCTGGCGGCGAGCATCTGGACTGGCGATGTAGGCAACGGCCAACGATTGGCTGCCCAGCTTCGATCCGGCACCGTCTGGGTGAACACCCACAACTTCGTATTCAACAATGCCCCCTATGGCGGTTTCAAGGAGAGCGGTCTAGGCCGCGAACTAGGCCGAGAGGGTTTGGAAGCATACACGGAAGTCAAAAACGTCATTAGTTGGGTCGGAGAAACCGGCTTCAACTGGTACGGATAA
- a CDS encoding C-terminal binding protein, whose product MSKFKVVVTDYVFSNLDPEKEVLSPVDAEVVAGQSKTPEEVIELVKGADAVLNTYYGPIDGAVMDAMPDCRIIVRYGIGVDTIDIAAATQRGIMVANVPDYCIDEVSDHALAMMLTLLRKLPVGDKAIRNDNWKLGVLKPMRRINTLTVGIIGMGRIGKAITSKVAAFGPKIVFFDPYFKGEIAAKEVDLPILLKTSDAIIVQAPATPETKHILNAEAFAMMESKPVIINCARGELIETEALIEALEKGLISGAGLDVIENAPPFPTDSPLFKFDNVILAPHSAWFSEEALQSLQFLAAQEVARALTGECPKALLNPDALKNRK is encoded by the coding sequence TTGAGCAAATTTAAAGTTGTTGTTACCGATTATGTCTTTTCCAATCTTGATCCGGAGAAGGAAGTGCTTTCACCGGTTGACGCAGAGGTTGTTGCGGGGCAAAGCAAAACTCCTGAAGAGGTCATCGAGTTGGTGAAAGGGGCGGATGCCGTCCTCAACACCTACTATGGCCCCATCGATGGCGCTGTGATGGACGCCATGCCGGACTGCCGCATTATCGTGCGCTACGGCATTGGGGTTGACACCATCGATATTGCCGCCGCTACTCAGCGGGGCATTATGGTGGCGAATGTTCCCGATTACTGCATCGATGAAGTTTCCGATCATGCGTTGGCGATGATGCTGACGTTGCTACGAAAGCTGCCAGTGGGCGATAAAGCCATTAGAAACGATAACTGGAAGCTCGGTGTGCTCAAACCGATGAGACGCATCAACACTCTCACAGTCGGCATCATTGGGATGGGCCGAATAGGGAAGGCCATCACTTCTAAAGTGGCTGCTTTTGGACCGAAAATAGTGTTTTTCGACCCCTACTTTAAGGGTGAAATTGCTGCTAAGGAGGTCGATTTGCCGATTTTGCTCAAAACTTCGGATGCAATCATCGTGCAAGCGCCTGCAACCCCTGAGACGAAGCATATTTTGAACGCTGAAGCTTTTGCGATGATGGAGAGCAAACCGGTGATTATAAACTGTGCTCGCGGCGAACTCATCGAAACGGAAGCGCTTATCGAGGCGCTTGAAAAAGGGCTTATCTCCGGCGCTGGGTTGGACGTCATTGAGAATGCGCCACCATTTCCGACTGATAGCCCGTTATTTAAGTTTGATAATGTAATCCTGGCTCCTCATTCGGCTTGGTTCTCGGAAGAGGCGCTGCAGTCATTGCAGTTTCTGGCCGCACAAGAGGTCGCTAGAGCCTTGACGGGCGAATGCCCGAAAGCGCTCCTCAACCCGGACGCGCTAAAGAACCGTAAGTAG
- a CDS encoding fumarylacetoacetate hydrolase family protein — protein MKIARFDVGGVVSYGIIEGNKVKALEGLPWEGMDPTGKEYDVSAVKLLAPIEPPDVIAIGLNYKAHATEGGMKFPSAPVIFLKATSTVIGPGDDIVLPKMAPSEVDYEAELVIVIGRTCRRVTESEALSFVLGYTCGNDVSARDAQLKNDIQWARGKSFDTFCPLGPWIETEVDGDNLNLSIKLNGEVMQSTNSSDMIFSCAKLVSYCSQFATLRPGTVIMSGTPSGVGFARKPPVFLKPGDKVEVTIEGIGSLSNPVSAEV, from the coding sequence ATGAAAATTGCAAGATTTGATGTTGGCGGAGTAGTTAGCTACGGAATTATTGAAGGTAATAAAGTGAAGGCGCTTGAAGGGTTGCCTTGGGAGGGTATGGATCCAACCGGCAAGGAATATGACGTCAGCGCGGTTAAGCTATTGGCGCCTATTGAGCCGCCGGATGTGATTGCAATCGGCCTTAACTATAAAGCGCATGCGACCGAGGGTGGGATGAAGTTCCCGTCTGCGCCGGTCATCTTTTTAAAGGCTACTAGTACAGTAATCGGGCCAGGGGATGATATTGTTCTACCGAAAATGGCTCCTAGCGAAGTTGATTATGAAGCGGAGTTGGTCATTGTTATTGGCCGAACTTGTCGGCGTGTAACTGAGTCTGAGGCTTTGAGCTTTGTGCTTGGCTACACTTGCGGCAATGATGTCAGCGCGCGTGACGCTCAGTTGAAGAATGATATCCAATGGGCGCGAGGAAAGAGCTTCGACACTTTCTGCCCCTTAGGCCCCTGGATTGAGACGGAAGTCGATGGCGACAATCTCAATCTTTCTATCAAGCTAAACGGCGAAGTTATGCAGTCGACCAACTCCTCCGATATGATTTTCTCCTGCGCCAAATTGGTTAGCTATTGCTCCCAATTTGCCACCTTGCGACCAGGAACGGTGATCATGAGCGGCACCCCATCAGGCGTCGGTTTTGCCCGAAAACCACCGGTCTTCCTAAAACCCGGCGATAAAGTTGAAGTAACCATCGAAGGCATCGGCTCCCTATCCAACCCAGTTAGCGCAGAGGTTTAG
- a CDS encoding GNAT family N-acetyltransferase, translated as MEIQVFQDRHWPDIVARDWRELQQESESATIFQTWEWTSTWWKHFGEGKYPYVICVRLGDELIGIGAFYETSGAWGALRFMGNGHADYHGLLARTGFEKEVARRVMCHLMRHPTAHLLDLHQVPDNSPLLGVALRMPGAWRKLQAVCSRLELPDTWADYLSYLGRNMRSSLKRYEQAATRDYDFSVSLADVNQVDKGLKSLFKLHQKRWQQRGQPGAMFIRSIQKFHREFSKLAAEQGWLRLHMLELDGHTQAALYAFRFGKGYYFYQSGFNPKFGKLSPGTLTLSHAVRTAIGERCEYFDFLRGQEGYKARWRPQSYIYNYRVLVPIRGLMGQAAFAWNRLGDKVEHAVRERLEGGLGDHEE; from the coding sequence GTGGAGATCCAGGTTTTCCAGGATCGACATTGGCCCGATATAGTTGCCAGGGATTGGCGAGAGCTTCAACAGGAATCTGAGAGCGCCACTATTTTCCAGACATGGGAGTGGACCTCAACTTGGTGGAAGCATTTCGGTGAGGGCAAATATCCCTACGTGATCTGCGTTCGTCTCGGCGATGAGCTTATCGGCATCGGAGCTTTTTATGAGACTAGCGGAGCATGGGGCGCGTTGCGGTTCATGGGAAACGGTCATGCCGATTATCATGGGCTGCTTGCTCGAACTGGCTTCGAAAAAGAAGTTGCTCGTAGGGTTATGTGTCATCTAATGCGCCACCCAACTGCCCACTTACTCGACCTGCATCAGGTTCCTGACAACTCGCCTTTACTGGGTGTTGCACTGCGAATGCCAGGGGCGTGGCGCAAACTCCAAGCTGTCTGCTCGCGACTTGAATTGCCGGATACCTGGGCTGACTATCTTTCATACCTCGGACGAAACATGCGTTCGAGTCTAAAACGCTACGAGCAAGCGGCAACTCGCGATTATGACTTCTCAGTATCGCTTGCTGACGTTAATCAAGTCGACAAAGGGCTAAAATCGCTGTTTAAGCTGCACCAAAAACGATGGCAACAGCGTGGCCAGCCAGGAGCCATGTTTATCCGTAGTATTCAAAAGTTCCATCGAGAGTTTTCAAAGCTTGCAGCGGAGCAAGGATGGCTTCGTTTACACATGCTCGAACTCGATGGGCACACTCAAGCAGCCTTATATGCTTTTCGCTTCGGTAAGGGCTACTATTTTTATCAATCAGGGTTCAATCCAAAGTTTGGGAAGTTAAGCCCTGGCACACTCACTCTTAGTCATGCGGTGAGAACGGCCATCGGTGAACGATGTGAGTATTTCGATTTTTTAAGAGGCCAGGAAGGCTATAAAGCCCGCTGGCGTCCACAGTCCTATATATACAATTACCGAGTGCTTGTGCCCATTCGCGGACTTATGGGGCAAGCAGCGTTTGCTTGGAATCGCTTGGGCGATAAAGTGGAACATGCGGTCAGGGAACGACTTGAAGGTGGACTAGGCGACCACGAAGAATAG
- a CDS encoding P-II family nitrogen regulator, with product MKSHIIAIVKKLECIIRPHKLDEVKTAVAELGIQGMTVLEVRGSGSSPEARESFGGAEYIISLPIKIRLEMIVPDDQVEEVIETVMRHARTGQQGDGKIFVAPLTEAMRIRTGERGDIVL from the coding sequence TTGAAAAGTCATATAATAGCTATTGTGAAAAAGCTGGAATGTATTATTCGGCCTCATAAGTTGGATGAGGTTAAAACGGCAGTTGCAGAACTTGGTATTCAAGGGATGACTGTGCTTGAGGTGCGCGGAAGTGGAAGTTCACCTGAAGCGCGAGAATCTTTTGGCGGGGCTGAGTATATTATTTCTTTGCCTATCAAAATCAGGCTCGAAATGATCGTGCCTGATGATCAGGTTGAGGAAGTTATCGAGACCGTAATGCGTCACGCTCGTACGGGTCAACAGGGTGACGGCAAAATATTTGTCGCCCCATTGACCGAAGCTATGCGTATCCGCACAGGCGAACGAGGCGATATCGTTTTATAG
- the larA gene encoding nickel-dependent lactate racemase: MSYGRKGLPIELPNDWNVTVVSKPNMPVQFNPSEAIRTALANPTGSKTLIEEARGCKSACIVICDITRPVPNNLFLPIIIDELLAGGLQPDAITILIATGLHRPNIGDEVKELIGDEWVLKTVKIVNHFAENDDSHVDLGTTTRGTPIRIDRRLVEADLRILTGLVEPHLMAGYSGGRKLIAPGVAHAQTISSLHSARFLANPLADNCILDGNPVHQDQLEILAKVGKCLALNTVIDENRRLSYVSFGDTVESHLEAVRYVDRYAKISLPRKYKTIITSTAGYPLDKTFYQTVKGAVGPLGVLEQGGNLFVVSECSEGLGSKGFVSCQKRLVAKGVDGFLAEIMPKQFADNDEWGTQCLIRAMQRGNIYLYSEGLSEKDRKLTGVHVIDNLEEAIRKSVEETGDKNVVVIPEGPYAVPVSE; encoded by the coding sequence ATGAGTTACGGCAGGAAAGGTCTGCCGATTGAGCTGCCGAATGACTGGAATGTAACGGTGGTTAGTAAGCCGAATATGCCGGTTCAATTCAACCCGTCGGAGGCAATTCGTACGGCGCTGGCGAACCCAACCGGATCGAAGACGCTCATTGAAGAAGCACGAGGGTGTAAGAGCGCTTGTATTGTTATCTGCGATATTACTCGCCCAGTCCCGAATAATCTTTTTCTTCCCATTATAATCGATGAGCTTTTGGCAGGTGGATTGCAACCCGATGCCATCACGATATTAATCGCGACCGGTTTGCATAGACCGAATATAGGCGATGAGGTAAAGGAATTGATAGGGGATGAATGGGTCCTCAAAACGGTGAAGATCGTTAACCACTTTGCCGAAAATGACGATAGCCATGTTGACCTCGGCACAACGACCCGTGGCACCCCTATTCGAATCGATCGCCGATTAGTTGAAGCGGATTTGCGAATTCTCACTGGATTGGTTGAACCTCATTTAATGGCCGGTTATTCTGGTGGGCGAAAATTAATAGCTCCGGGGGTGGCCCATGCGCAAACAATCTCATCACTCCATTCAGCCCGTTTTCTAGCCAATCCTCTGGCCGATAATTGCATTTTAGACGGCAATCCGGTGCATCAGGATCAATTGGAGATATTAGCAAAGGTCGGCAAGTGCCTGGCGCTTAATACAGTCATTGATGAGAACAGGCGGCTTTCCTATGTTTCATTTGGTGATACGGTTGAAAGCCATCTTGAAGCCGTCCGTTATGTCGATCGATATGCAAAGATATCGCTGCCGCGCAAGTACAAAACAATCATTACCAGCACGGCGGGGTATCCTCTTGATAAGACTTTTTATCAGACTGTTAAAGGCGCGGTCGGGCCATTAGGAGTGCTTGAGCAAGGGGGAAACCTGTTTGTGGTCTCTGAATGCTCGGAAGGGTTAGGCTCAAAGGGGTTCGTTTCTTGCCAAAAGCGCTTAGTCGCCAAAGGGGTGGATGGCTTCCTGGCCGAAATTATGCCTAAACAGTTTGCCGATAACGATGAATGGGGCACCCAATGCCTAATCAGGGCGATGCAGCGAGGCAATATTTATCTTTATTCAGAAGGGTTGTCTGAAAAGGATCGAAAATTGACAGGGGTTCATGTCATCGATAACTTAGAAGAGGCCATTCGAAAGAGTGTTGAGGAAACAGGCGATAAGAATGTGGTCGTTATCCCTGAAGGACCTTACGCCGTTCCAGTTAGTGAGTAA
- a CDS encoding DUF1559 domain-containing protein: MRSVRGFTLIELLVVVAIIILLAGMLFPVFSHARNKARQATCQSNLKQLGKAFVIYATDYSGRFPAPGGYEGGLRGPMVKSAWVTSMGTGLGKDIGGLWNYVKQRGNASNSVWSCPNAIPGDPNLSYSPGQNYVMNDFLRAWHPGEDKVADVSTFNVAGWCTGINPDLIGNKEGLANVILLYEGAQYKDAKGHAAIYRNGSPYFCKSDVFVNCLSSYTPPLPSQAPQNYHAGKSNFLFCDGHVAPLAPGQTYADTAKNRLTMKAHNVALYNLTSKLPEYTFAAPTDKWNPDTPGVSYP; encoded by the coding sequence GTGCGTAGTGTGCGCGGGTTCACGTTGATCGAGCTGTTGGTCGTGGTAGCCATTATAATCCTTCTTGCCGGGATGTTATTTCCGGTATTTTCCCATGCACGCAACAAAGCCCGTCAGGCAACGTGTCAATCCAATCTTAAACAACTCGGTAAAGCATTCGTTATTTACGCCACTGATTACTCCGGTCGTTTCCCTGCCCCCGGCGGTTATGAAGGCGGTCTACGCGGGCCGATGGTGAAAAGCGCATGGGTCACCTCAATGGGTACAGGGTTAGGCAAGGATATCGGTGGCCTCTGGAATTATGTCAAGCAACGCGGCAACGCCAGCAATTCCGTCTGGTCATGCCCGAATGCTATCCCCGGTGATCCGAACCTAAGTTATTCTCCAGGACAAAACTATGTCATGAATGACTTTCTTCGCGCCTGGCATCCGGGCGAAGATAAAGTAGCCGATGTTTCAACCTTCAATGTAGCAGGTTGGTGCACAGGAATTAATCCCGATCTTATCGGCAATAAGGAGGGGCTTGCAAATGTTATCCTCCTTTATGAAGGTGCGCAATATAAAGATGCCAAAGGACATGCCGCCATTTATCGTAATGGCAGCCCCTATTTCTGCAAGTCAGATGTTTTCGTTAATTGTTTGAGTTCATATACGCCCCCACTTCCTTCCCAGGCGCCCCAAAATTACCATGCGGGTAAATCCAATTTTCTGTTCTGCGATGGCCACGTAGCACCTTTAGCTCCCGGCCAAACCTATGCCGACACCGCCAAAAATCGTCTAACAATGAAAGCCCATAATGTCGCCCTCTATAATCTTACATCCAAACTCCCCGAATACACTTTCGCTGCCCCCACCGATAAATGGAACCCCGATACCCCAGGGGTGTCTTACCCATAG
- a CDS encoding LON peptidase substrate-binding domain-containing protein, with amino-acid sequence MQTGDRLPLFPLDMVLFPHMQLPLYVANESYMRMVDRCIEFDEPFGIVLIRTGSEKDHSVEPYLVGTTARVRKVKQLDDGINILVEGEERFRIRELDDTHQPYLIGTIEPLDENNLPSSPSARKLLKRAQGSFKIYLELLFASHNVPISVHFPTDAAVLSFAMAMALDTDPLHKQHFLELTDTLERFSELIPQIEQRVDEMKMSRTTQLDHESFAEEWYSPN; translated from the coding sequence ATGCAAACTGGTGATCGGTTGCCGTTGTTCCCTTTAGATATGGTGCTGTTCCCGCATATGCAGTTACCGCTTTATGTCGCTAATGAATCCTATATGAGGATGGTAGACCGCTGTATCGAGTTTGACGAGCCGTTTGGTATTGTTCTTATCCGTACAGGTAGTGAAAAGGACCATTCTGTTGAGCCTTATCTTGTCGGCACGACCGCTCGTGTGAGGAAGGTCAAACAGCTCGATGACGGGATTAACATTCTTGTCGAAGGCGAGGAACGCTTCCGGATTCGAGAACTCGATGATACGCATCAACCATATCTCATCGGCACTATCGAACCACTTGATGAGAACAACTTGCCAAGTTCGCCCTCGGCTCGCAAGCTACTCAAGCGCGCACAGGGAAGTTTCAAAATCTATTTAGAGCTTTTATTCGCCTCACATAATGTTCCGATTAGCGTTCATTTCCCAACGGATGCGGCTGTGCTATCTTTTGCTATGGCGATGGCGCTCGATACGGATCCGCTACACAAGCAACACTTTTTGGAGCTAACTGACACCCTTGAACGCTTTTCAGAGTTAATCCCGCAAATCGAACAGCGAGTGGATGAAATGAAGATGTCGCGAACGACCCAATTGGATCATGAGTCGTTTGCTGAAGAATGGTATTCACCGAACTAG